The DNA window attatattattatatatttatatttatttaattaaaattttaatattttaatataataaaataatttatattttaaaataagtttacaTTATATTAGATGTTTAATAATAACTAAGAAGATTCTCTTACacaaatgaaatataaataaaataaatttaataataaaaaaataataataatatatatatttcaatgtttaaattcttaataaatcactaataatatattaaattaaaaataaaacactctcattcatatttttatattttttcactttatctcattacatattttttcctagtaaccttacactttcattttggtcaaattagaaatctcaaacattaccaatctcttttttcCCATCACTGAAGCTCATCAATGcttaatcgacctctcatctcgtgaccttaaagCACTCAGACTGACCAACCATATCATTCCACGTTTATTTATCAATTCAAATCGGACTTCTTATCTTGTGACCTTAATTTTCACTACGGTCAAACAACTAATTttctcgcatattttaaccaccaaaattaattagacctgttaggtttatttgtaaatatttattaagattttgaaaaataaaatatttatatttcacgAATAACACTTACTCTATATTAATatgtataagaaaaaaaatagttatatctATCGTaacaaattgaaaaaatgatatataacaattcaaaataatttactcaaaactcataaaatcaaattattttttttgacgaaaatgaATTGTTTATGTGTTATTTATATCAACgtcatttaaaattgttttataggtttgtttttcaaaattattttgtaaacttAGTTTAGTAGACACCGCATTTTTACACcttagatatataataaaaaaaaatcgatctAATATAATACTCATGCTTGTTTATTGGACCgagaaaactaaaaaataaacatgTCTTTGAAAACTGGtttagaaaaaacaaaaaaaacgaTGATCCAAatgacaaatttaaaaattgctCTAAGTCCCGAGTTCCCTTGTACCTTTAGAATAACCGACATGAAAAATTGCAATTTTTGTGTATAATGTTGTTGTTTGCAAATATGTGCAGAAGGTGCTCAAAAGAGGATAAGCCGAAAGAATGGGTCAAACGACAATCAACTCGCAATCAAATACAAATCAAATGGATGTGGGAAGCATTTGACCGGTCTTCTGAAGTTGAAaatatgagttatttgaaaaaaaggaAGAATTTGCCCCTTTAGAACCCTTTCAAGCTACCAATGAACTCAAGAACTTCATAAATTCATTCCGACTTCAATGCATGATGGAATTCAATGATCTTGGATGTTTTGAAAAGTGAAATGAGTTCTCTTGATTCATGTTCATCCCGATTTCCTGATGGTGTCCCCAAGCTTGACAAAATGTCAGCATGAATGAAAGGTATTCTTGGGAAGATCAACCTGACACCCTCCACTTAAAATTCGTAACCTTAGTTGTAGTTGATGGTTTGGATGATTTCAACTGTGTTGCGTAGCTGATTCACATAATAGTTCAAATGGCACCGGCCCCAACCTTGACTTGACCATTAAGGCACTCGCCGATCAGTACAAGGAATAGCAACACTCCAGGTTCGAATCACAAAGAGCTAAATGGTGGTAtgctatatttttaaaatcataacttTTGAAACACGGATCCCTTTTGAGTTTATGTGCTACCATTGGAAAACTCTTTTAGTTCGTTTTCCAATTATACCAAGTAGGCTCCTCAGCTCGCCACACAAACTCACCCTAGGTCGCCTGTAGTGAAACAAAGATTGTGTTAGAATTTTTATAAACACTGTAAGTTGTGGACAAGACTCCCACATTTTCAATACTACTCCATCATCATGAGAGGAGTCATGAGTCCAAAGCTACAGCGTATGAAGTCGCAGGGCAAGAGTTGCGAAAGTGTTgaagattaaataaatgaataactTTGGAAAATTGTGGGCTAGAttgattcagcttattctcAGTTTATTGACGCCCGCTGATCCAGTTTATTCTTAGGTACGTTTGATATGATCTCAGCTTATTTAATCGTTAAACTTGAGTATTTTTAATTCagcttattttttatatttataatattatttaataattaatattatatctatatataaactgttatatacatatttaataattaaattttaaatattaataaatgatttaaatttaaatagtatatatttaaaaataaattatattaatatataatttttataatttttttgttaatatataattttaaatgttaataaatgacttaaattaaaaaataatatattttaaataatgatatgaataatgagagaaatttattattattatatatatttttcactttttaacCCTCTCTATAATTGTCAATCATTTTGGGTTCTCTCATACTcttatattatcatttatttgtaataggtaatttttaataattaattaaggttaGTTTGGTTTctgaaactaaaattataaataaaaaaattacaatatatttatatttcatattttgtttaattattttatatattaagataaataaaaataaatttaaatatatgttttttttattataacaattttatataaatacataaaagaaATAGGAATAacgagagaatgaataaaatgattagaaagagattaaataaattagagagaatgaataaaataattagaaattaatgaaataaatgagagaaattgaataaaaaatattaaaaatggttGAGAGAGAACAAATGCTGAAGAGagaggttaaaaaaataaaattgagtttaaatgcAAAATGtgttgattataattttttgcttGAACTTATTAAGCAAAATTAATGTAGTAGTTTATTAGGCAAACATGAATATCTAGCTTATAAACGCCGAATCAACGAGACCTGTATCTCAGGCTAGGAACACTATTTAAGCTGATTTGAACAGGATATTCGAACCATTTTCTTATTCTACCCAtgtttcaaacaatttttttcaaactactCAGGTTctttctaaattattaattaacatattatattaattaattattctctcTTAACCCATCATTAACTTCTCTATCtctaaactattaattaactaattagatatattatataaatattaaataaaataaatatattctaattttcttaaatttataaatataatatatatactctaTTTTCTTTACATTATTCTCTTTATACGGTCtagtttgatttaaaaaaatgttgggTAGAGAGTTTATCAACCAAAATTAACCAACCCACAAAAGTAACACAGTGATAAGAGTTgacttaaaagataaaaaaaattaaatatttaattttcattataaaattcCAACTTGTAATAAACatgtgaaaattaaatattaagttattttattatggtatttCAAGTAAAAAACTAAtaccatattatttatatttatttgtgtatccttattttaaatttatcaaatgtataaaaaataaaaatatgatatataagtatatatagaatgttatttaaaattaaataagtcaactaaaatttaaaatattttacttgaaattatattataatgagttatttaatatggtgaaaatatattataagcaTATATAGTCTggttgaataaaatattatttgaagaaTTAAGGttgaacaaatttattatttgggagtataaattaattattaaataatttatatttaatattgattttgtttgatgataaaactaaaatgatttaaattaacctcatattaaataagtttataacaataataataaatttgaaaataaataaataatatttaatatcttgaaagataatttaaattatatgattgattaataatattataaatgaattaatgagattaaatccatataattcaaataaattaagaaaagagaaaatgaatGTATAATAAAgatttacaattttaataaaattataatgtaaaGAAAAgagagtatatatattatatttataaatttaagtaaaattataatatatgtgttattttatttttaatatttataataatatttaattagttaattgagaaaagaaataagttaattaataatttatagagGAGTTAATGAATAATTAAGAGAGTGAGaatgattaattaatgaattaagagagaaaatggttaattaatgagttaattaataatcTAGAGAGAATGTAATAGTTTGATAAAATTTGCTTCAAATATGGGTAGAATAAGATATGGTTGAAGATATTTGGTGACGTTAGGTTTATGAATTAGAGTTTAAGATTTAGGATTTAAggtttaagatttagggtttaaaatttaaGGTTAAGTTTAGAGGGTAAGGTTGTTAAAAATTCGTTATAAAAATTTGAGGTTCATTAgttgggaaatttgatcaaatatctcaaagatgaggttatttaatCTGAtggtaatttattattttatttgcgctcgtggtgctctaattttttttatacgattttgcccttgtcgcgaaacgctaagtcacttagcgtttcgctaagtggatcagggtttgtataaatactcaaatattttcatttctttaaatttctttctctctcggtgaaatactttaaagggagcatgagtgtgaaaatgtgcgACTTCGAGAAAGCTTTTTTCaaatgcaaagacaaggaagatgcattcaagatggggctggtatgcctgatttgccagtacctattcacatttgacccaaaaagagttatatttccaaaaatactcaacatggtggaagacaaggacactttcctccaatatccatgggggaaggtcaccttcagagccaccctcaagggtttaaacaagaacatgaaacatctcAGTACCTCATATTTTGACAAGAAGGAGAAGGCTGaagatccttatgctccttttgcatataacatctatgggttcgcattggcacttcaagtgtggacgtatgaggtcatcgaaaactttatccctaaattcgccagaaggaatcagattaatgaccctctacgcccaaggttgttactctATCATTTCAACAGGAAAAAACACATCGATCGAGGTAAAGACTGCCCTAGAGACCACGAATGTGACTGAGAttgaagagtcctccatggagaagaggttatacagtggtgatgTATTTGAGCAAATCGACGAGACAACTGATTATTTTTTTGAGGAATTTACTGATGGGAAggtaataaaagatgattttgatgaagatgaagatgaagaaagtgaaCATGAAGAAGTTACTCCGAATCCCCCCCAAACCTGCCACGAGGAAGAGAAAGGATGATGCTACTCTTAAAGAAGCAgccaacttgaagaagaagcttgcttatgaatcgattCCGGCCCGCATTCTTACTCCCCCCTCCGCGACCTCAAGTCCTCGGGCTGACACACCTTCTCCTCGGGCTCCAACACCTTCTGTTGGATGTGAatttaatgagatgaaggaGGAGCTGAAAATAGAGATGAAAGAGGAGATGAAAAAGCTTAAAacagagctcatcaaagagctAAAAATCACAATCCAACAAACTCAAGAAACTCACCTTGAGTCGTTCAAGAAGATGGTTTTTAATATGTCCAGACAGTTGTTAGATAAATCTAACAAAAGGAtgtccatattattaaccagattagatgatatggaggagaatataaagaagaagaagagtaagaagAAGGATTTTAAGAAGGCTGTGAAGGTCGAAGAGGAAAAGACTACTGAGGTATGGAGATATTGAATTTTGCACTTTACATTTCATTTCGCTAAGTACATATCTGATCTGACCAGTACCTATTTTGCAGGTTATGGATTCTAAGAAGGATGTCGAAGTTGAGAAGAGTAAGGTTGAACAGGAGGAGGAAAAGAAAGAGGTATTCTGcgtacttgtcgtttcgctaagttagtacttgtcgtttcgccaagtacttgtcgtttcgctaagttagtatttatcgtttcgccaagtacttgtcgattcgctaagttagtacttgtcgtttcgctaagttagtacttgtcgtttcgccaagtacttgtcgtttcgctaagttagtacttatcgtttcgccaagtacttgtcgtttcgctaagttagtactcttcgattcgctaagtacttgtcgtttcgctaagttagtacttgtcgattcgctaagttTGTACTGACCAGAATTTTGCCTATTTTGTAGGAGATGATAGCGATGCAGGATACTATGggggatgatgagaaggtgaATGATGGGAAGAAAGACGATGTAAAGGAGGacaatgagaaggtggaggacgaACAGAAGGTGGAGaacgatgagaaggtggatgatgatgagaagatgGATGAGGCTAAGGTGGAGaacgatgagaaggtggatgatgatgagaagatgGATGAGGCTAAGGTGGAGGAcggtgagaaggtggaggatgaacgAAAAGAGAACGATGCGAAGGTGGAGGACGTAAAGATGGAGGATGAGGCTAAAGTGGAGGACGGTGAGAAGCTGGATGGTGTGGCTAAGGTGGATGATGTGGAGGTTGATCTGAAActgaaggtgaaggatgagaAGAGTGTGGATGTGAAGGCACAGACAAATGAGGAAGTTATAGGAGGAGATGAcaatgatgacaatgatgatTTCCAGTTATACAATACTCCTCCTAAAGGAAATTATGGGAGGAGAGTGAGGAAGCCGAAAAAAGATGACTCGTACACCAACCCTTCCTTGTCAAAAATGCCCAAGACAAAGGATCCAATGAAAGTGAAtcaccttcaaaaatttgaagatgaacTGCTGGATAAAGTAAAGGCGTGGTTGGATGATCCAGAAACCGATAATTTGACAACGGATGTACATACTTGCCAAGCAAAGAAGGATGTGTTTGTTAGAGTTTTAACAAGGTTGACATGGCTTGAAGACACTGTAAGTCGTgcaaatcaattcattattcattaatacTCATTGTTTTGCCAAGTACttgtcgattcgctaagtacatctcgtttcgccaagtactcttcgtttcgctaagtacatctcgtttcgccaagtacttgtcgattcgctaagtacctctcgtttcgccaagtactcttcgtttcgctaagtacttagtcaatgttgtttgatatatacTAAATGTATGTTGTATGCTCCCATTGTGCAGGAAATCGATGCATTCTGCCATCTTTTGCAGAAAAGGATTTCCTActatcccaagacatataaaaatTCACATGTGGCAATTGGGGATTGCTTATTGGCGGACAGAATCAGGCGAGAGCACAGGACTTTTATTAAGGATCCTGCTAACTATCCAGTTGCCGAATTCAAAGACTATTACATGGCATCACCACATAGATATATGCCAGAATGGTCAACAATTGACGATGTCTACATGCCTATGAATATTAACCAGAAACActggattttgtgtgtagcacgtCTTCAAAAGTACCGTATTGACGTGTACGACTGTGATGCCTATCTTTATAAGAATCTGGATCCTTATTTGAAACCCTTATGCGA is part of the Impatiens glandulifera chromosome 1, dImpGla2.1, whole genome shotgun sequence genome and encodes:
- the LOC124913817 gene encoding repetitive organellar protein-like, whose product is MILMKMKMKKVNMKKLLRIPPKPATRKRKDDATLKEAANLKKKLAYESIPARILTPPSATSSPRADTPSPRAPTPSVGCEFNEMKEELKIEMKEEMKKLKTELIKELKITIQQTQETHLESFKKMVMDSKKDVEVEKSKVEQEEEKKEEMIAMQDTMGDDEKVNDGKKDDVKEDNEKVEDEQKVENDEKVDDDEKMDEAKVENDEKVDDDEKMDEAKVEDGEKVEDERKENDAKVEDVKMEDEAKVEDGEKLDGVAKVDDVEVDLKLKVKDEKSVDVKAQTNEEVIGGDDNDDNDDFQLYNTPPKGNYGRRVRKPKKDDSYTNPSLSKMPKTKDPMKVNHLQKFEDELLDKVKAWLDDPETDNLTTDVHTCQAKKDVFVRVLTRLTWLEDTEIDAFCHLLQKRISYYPKTYKNSHVAIGDCLLADRIRREHRTFIKDPANYPVAEFKDYYMASPHRYMPEWSTIDDVYMPMNINQKHWILCVARLQKYRIDVYDCDAYLYKNLDPYLKPLCDMIPHIFAKTITPGERVRYPKFNFEGPIQPMTYKRLPHPKVKTAAAMVEEVPRATESGDCGVFTLMYMEHLTANQAVHNVTSENMGVF